In uncultured Cohaesibacter sp., a genomic segment contains:
- the argJ gene encoding bifunctional glutamate N-acetyltransferase/amino-acid acetyltransferase ArgJ, with protein MDLKPSPFAPTDYPELDAIGGFRLGVAATGVKYKGRNDLLVVEMVEGTTVAGVYTRSKCPSAPVDWCKAHLSGGSARALVVNASNANAFTGSAGVKTTTAVANAAAEACGGKPSEVFMASTGVIGEPLDPAPITSLFGTLFDSDKTNASFMDAARAIMTTDTFVKAATASADIDGTAVTIHGIAKGSGMIAPDMATMLGFVFTDAPVAAEALQALLSRHVDTSFNAITVDSDTSTSDTLMVFASGAAKGRGCPVIEQADDARLEAFSNALSALLQDLAKMVVRDGEGASKFLEITVSGAENDAAAKRVALAIANSPLVKTAAAGEDANWGRVVAAVGKAGELADRDKLAIWFGPFRLAVDGMRDPDYSEEVASAYMKNDEIEIRADLGIGSGKATVWTCDLTHGYIAINGDYRS; from the coding sequence ATGGATCTCAAACCTTCTCCCTTCGCCCCGACAGACTATCCCGAGCTTGACGCGATTGGCGGTTTTCGCCTTGGGGTCGCAGCAACCGGCGTCAAATACAAGGGGCGCAACGATTTGTTGGTGGTGGAGATGGTTGAGGGCACAACTGTTGCTGGTGTCTATACTCGGTCCAAATGCCCGTCTGCTCCGGTAGACTGGTGCAAGGCCCATCTTTCGGGCGGTAGCGCCCGTGCTCTGGTGGTCAACGCCTCCAATGCCAACGCCTTCACCGGCTCGGCCGGGGTCAAGACCACCACGGCTGTTGCCAATGCGGCGGCTGAGGCGTGCGGTGGCAAGCCATCCGAGGTCTTCATGGCGTCTACGGGTGTTATTGGCGAACCGTTGGATCCGGCCCCGATCACCTCTCTGTTTGGTACTCTGTTCGATTCCGACAAGACCAATGCCTCCTTCATGGATGCCGCCAGAGCCATCATGACGACGGACACCTTCGTGAAGGCTGCAACTGCCAGCGCCGACATCGATGGCACCGCGGTGACGATCCACGGCATCGCCAAGGGATCGGGCATGATTGCGCCGGACATGGCGACGATGCTCGGCTTTGTCTTCACCGATGCGCCGGTTGCAGCGGAGGCTTTGCAGGCCCTGCTTTCCCGCCATGTTGACACCTCTTTCAACGCCATCACCGTTGATAGCGACACCTCGACCAGCGACACGCTGATGGTCTTTGCCTCAGGTGCTGCCAAAGGGCGCGGCTGTCCGGTGATTGAACAGGCCGATGACGCGCGTCTCGAAGCCTTTTCCAATGCCTTGAGTGCGCTGCTGCAGGATCTCGCCAAGATGGTCGTGCGTGACGGCGAAGGGGCCAGCAAGTTCCTCGAAATCACGGTCTCCGGTGCCGAGAATGATGCTGCAGCCAAACGCGTGGCTCTGGCCATTGCCAACAGCCCGCTGGTGAAGACGGCGGCAGCCGGGGAAGACGCCAACTGGGGACGTGTCGTGGCCGCAGTCGGCAAGGCTGGCGAGCTGGCTGATCGCGACAAGCTTGCCATCTGGTTCGGACCGTTCCGTCTGGCCGTCGATGGCATGCGCGACCCGGATTATTCCGAAGAGGTTGCCAGCGCCTACATGAAGAATGACGAGATCGAGATCCGCGCCGATCTGGGGATCGGTTCCGGCAAGGCAACCGTCTGGACCTGCGACCTTACCCACGGCTATATCGCCATCAATGGCGACTACCGCAGCTAG
- the mutT gene encoding 8-oxo-dGTP diphosphatase MutT, with protein MSAPEDKTDSPVRLLLVVAVALVDEDNRVLIAQRPEGKTLAGLWEFPGGKLEAGERPEVALVRELEEELGIKTKEACLAPLTFASHGYDDFHLLMPLYICRRWEGLPQSQEGQALKWVRAGALRDFPMPPADLPLIAPLVDLLGA; from the coding sequence ATGAGCGCACCAGAAGACAAGACAGATTCTCCGGTTCGGCTCCTGCTCGTGGTCGCGGTAGCTTTGGTGGACGAAGACAACCGCGTCCTGATTGCCCAGAGACCCGAGGGGAAGACTCTCGCGGGCCTTTGGGAATTCCCTGGCGGCAAGCTGGAAGCTGGTGAACGGCCAGAGGTGGCCCTTGTTCGCGAGCTGGAAGAAGAGTTGGGCATCAAGACCAAGGAAGCATGCCTGGCACCGTTGACCTTTGCCAGCCATGGCTATGACGATTTCCATCTTCTGATGCCGCTCTATATCTGTCGCCGCTGGGAAGGTCTGCCACAGTCACAAGAAGGGCAGGCTCTCAAATGGGTGCGGGCAGGGGCTTTGCGTGACTTTCCCATGCCTCCGGCAGACCTGCCACTGATTGCGCCTCTGGTGGATCTTCTTGGCGCCTGA
- a CDS encoding Flp family type IVb pilin → MAPDRPSFGDLPQIVLSFWLPFFQHGKNIRRFFEIFLHLSVNLIHSVSNLAIRSAAGLMWSLQATVWIIAMLKFRSFLQDDSGATALEYGIIVGLISVVIVAAMVDIVDVVADIFAYLGNTLSAAVP, encoded by the coding sequence TTGGCGCCTGATCGCCCTTCTTTCGGCGATTTGCCACAGATCGTCTTAAGCTTTTGGTTGCCATTCTTTCAGCATGGAAAAAATATTCGTCGTTTTTTTGAGATTTTTTTACATCTTTCTGTAAATTTGATTCATTCGGTCAGCAATCTGGCAATCAGAAGCGCAGCAGGATTGATGTGGTCACTTCAAGCAACCGTCTGGATCATCGCGATGCTTAAATTCCGTTCTTTTCTGCAAGACGACAGTGGAGCCACCGCGTTGGAATATGGCATAATCGTCGGCCTGATTAGTGTCGTCATTGTGGCTGCGATGGTCGATATTGTCGATGTCGTTGCCGATATATTTGCCTATCTTGGCAACACGTTGAGTGCTGCTGTTCCTTGA
- a CDS encoding methyltransferase domain-containing protein, giving the protein MTEIPRLFDTELLARRRVRALRTHGEEGDFLLREVVEDMLDRLSIVTRPFPRVVELGGHTGLLASALAQQQGTETVIRLEQHASLFHDGEHATLFDSENLPLKRQSCHLLVSPLFLHWINDLPGVLIQIRQALVPDGLFLATLLGRDSLSELRQAFLVADSEISGGASPRVAPLPDLKDMGSLMQRAGFALPVVDHDTLTVRYASLFALMQDLRRMGATNILHDRSRSPLRRDTLMRAAEVYQQRFSDPDGRIRATFQIISLSGWAPDESQQKPLTPGSAKISLASVLGDKSAC; this is encoded by the coding sequence ATGACCGAAATACCACGCCTTTTTGACACGGAGCTGCTGGCCCGCCGCCGTGTTCGCGCTTTGCGGACCCATGGAGAGGAAGGAGATTTTCTGCTGAGGGAAGTGGTCGAGGACATGCTGGACCGTCTGTCAATCGTCACGCGCCCGTTCCCCAGGGTGGTCGAGCTGGGAGGCCACACCGGGCTGCTCGCCAGCGCCCTTGCACAGCAGCAAGGCACCGAAACCGTCATCCGGCTGGAACAGCACGCAAGCCTGTTTCATGATGGCGAGCACGCCACTCTGTTCGATTCAGAAAACCTGCCCCTCAAACGGCAGAGCTGCCACCTGCTGGTCTCGCCGCTGTTCCTCCACTGGATCAACGACCTGCCCGGCGTTCTCATCCAGATCCGTCAGGCTCTGGTGCCGGACGGCCTGTTTCTGGCCACGCTGCTTGGCCGCGACAGCCTCTCGGAGTTGCGGCAAGCCTTCCTGGTAGCCGATAGCGAGATATCCGGCGGTGCCAGTCCGCGGGTCGCGCCCCTGCCTGATCTCAAGGACATGGGCAGCCTGATGCAGCGCGCCGGTTTCGCCCTGCCGGTCGTTGATCACGACACCCTGACCGTGCGCTATGCCTCGCTCTTTGCCCTGATGCAGGACCTGAGGCGCATGGGCGCAACCAACATACTCCATGACCGAAGCCGCAGCCCCCTGCGGCGGGACACCCTGATGCGCGCCGCCGAGGTCTACCAGCAGCGCTTCTCCGATCCGGACGGGCGAATAAGGGCCACGTTCCAGATCATTTCCCTGTCAGGCTGGGCACCAGACGAAAGCCAGCAAAAACCGCTGACGCCGGGCAGCGCAAAGATATCCCTTGCCAGCGTTCTGGGAGACAAGTCCGCTTGCTGA
- a CDS encoding ComF family protein: protein MKHLWQHSGPLPAATGEEAQGGWSLADAGRGAGKRLCLLVRLVQDLVIPPRCAGCGKIVQDANSLCGSCWADMDWIAKPYCSVSGLPFSYDLGNRLVSPEVLAHPPVYDRARSVALFGSTARRMVHRLKYLDRTDLAGVMGRWMVRAGADCLTDPQALIVPVPLHRRRLWWRRYNQSALLAKAMAEETGLAFMPDLLVRTRSTRQQVGLNEAERRMNVEGAFQLNLPDRLSLTGRTVVLIDDVWTTGATLEACCRVLRRSNAGEICIITFARVAAGAEMTI from the coding sequence ATGAAACATCTCTGGCAGCACTCCGGCCCACTGCCCGCAGCCACCGGGGAGGAGGCGCAAGGCGGATGGTCTCTTGCAGATGCTGGTCGGGGTGCAGGTAAAAGGCTGTGTCTTCTGGTGCGCCTTGTTCAGGATCTGGTCATTCCGCCAAGATGCGCCGGTTGCGGCAAGATCGTTCAGGATGCCAACAGCCTGTGTGGCTCCTGCTGGGCGGATATGGACTGGATTGCAAAACCCTATTGTTCTGTCTCCGGACTGCCCTTTTCCTATGATTTGGGCAACCGGCTCGTCAGTCCGGAGGTGCTGGCCCATCCACCCGTCTACGACCGCGCCCGCTCGGTGGCCCTGTTCGGCTCGACGGCCCGGCGGATGGTGCATCGGCTCAAGTATCTGGATCGTACCGACCTTGCCGGTGTCATGGGGCGCTGGATGGTGCGGGCGGGCGCAGATTGCCTCACCGATCCGCAGGCCCTGATTGTGCCGGTGCCTTTGCACAGGCGACGCCTGTGGTGGCGGCGTTACAACCAGTCGGCGCTGCTTGCCAAGGCCATGGCGGAAGAGACTGGGCTTGCCTTCATGCCTGATCTTCTCGTGCGGACGCGGTCCACCCGCCAGCAGGTCGGGCTCAATGAAGCCGAGCGGCGGATGAATGTGGAAGGCGCCTTCCAGCTCAATCTGCCGGATCGACTGTCGCTGACCGGGCGGACGGTGGTGCTGATTGACGATGTCTGGACAACGGGGGCGACGCTGGAGGCTTGTTGCCGGGTTCTGAGGCGATCCAATGCAGGAGAAATTTGCATTATCACCTTTGCACGGGTTGCCGCTGGCGCGGAAATGACCATATAA
- the grxC gene encoding glutaredoxin 3: MAEVVIYTRKMCGFCTAAKKLLSDKGVAFRELDATFDFDLKQEMIAKSGRRTFPQIFINDEHVGGCDDLFALDKAGKLDPMLAA; encoded by the coding sequence ATGGCTGAAGTTGTTATTTATACGCGCAAGATGTGTGGTTTCTGCACCGCTGCCAAAAAGTTGCTGAGCGACAAGGGGGTCGCGTTCCGGGAATTGGACGCGACCTTCGACTTCGATCTCAAGCAGGAAATGATTGCCAAGTCCGGTCGCCGGACCTTTCCGCAGATCTTCATCAATGACGAGCATGTCGGGGGGTGCGATGACCTGTTTGCCCTCGACAAGGCCGGCAAGCTCGACCCGATGCTCGCTGCTTGA
- a CDS encoding carbon-nitrogen hydrolase family protein, protein MTSFRAACVQLRSGRNPEHNLDEAERLIRGARRDGADYIQTPEQTATMEMNRKAMMDVISAQDDDEGVKRMQALAEELDIWLHIGSMSFLVRTCDEVKAVNRSLLITPTGRIAAQYDKIHMFDVDLDSGESYRESASFVPGLKAVSSIVPWGTLGMTICYDLRFPYLYRALCKQKGANILAIPAAFTKRTGQAHWEVLMRARAIENGAFVIAAAQGGKHENGRETYGHSIIVDPWGTVLAVAGEEPCFIAADIDMTRVEGCRKAIPSLQHDRAFEI, encoded by the coding sequence ATGACGTCTTTTCGTGCTGCCTGTGTTCAACTGCGGTCCGGTCGAAATCCGGAGCATAATCTGGATGAAGCCGAGCGACTGATCCGGGGCGCTCGCCGGGATGGGGCAGACTATATCCAGACGCCCGAACAGACCGCGACGATGGAAATGAATCGCAAGGCGATGATGGATGTCATCTCCGCGCAGGATGATGACGAGGGCGTCAAGCGGATGCAGGCACTGGCCGAGGAACTGGACATCTGGCTGCACATCGGGTCGATGTCCTTTCTGGTGCGCACCTGCGACGAGGTCAAGGCTGTCAATCGCAGTCTGTTGATCACACCGACCGGTCGCATTGCCGCCCAGTATGACAAGATCCACATGTTCGATGTCGATCTCGACAGCGGCGAAAGCTACCGGGAGTCGGCCAGTTTCGTGCCGGGGCTCAAGGCGGTCAGCAGCATTGTGCCGTGGGGCACACTGGGGATGACAATCTGCTACGATCTGCGCTTCCCCTATCTGTACCGGGCGCTTTGCAAGCAGAAGGGCGCCAATATCCTTGCTATTCCTGCCGCTTTCACAAAGCGGACAGGGCAGGCGCACTGGGAAGTTCTTATGCGGGCAAGGGCCATCGAAAATGGCGCCTTCGTGATTGCCGCTGCGCAAGGCGGCAAGCATGAGAACGGGCGCGAGACCTATGGGCATTCGATCATTGTCGACCCTTGGGGCACGGTGTTGGCCGTGGCTGGAGAAGAGCCCTGCTTCATCGCTGCTGACATCGACATGACGCGGGTTGAGGGATGCCGCAAGGCCATTCCGTCGCTGCAGCATGATCGGGCTTTTGAAATCTGA
- a CDS encoding DUF1178 family protein, protein MIKYSLRCDHDHVFEGWFRNSDDCEAQTRDGRVECPYCASTSIAKSLMAPSVTGTRTQDKGRDMGRDMGREKGLPVRPGEARSGEMTGGSGGNAVVPASISVPASAAGAEAVERPSPQQIQQMLRAFRQHVVDNADYVGDKFAEEARKMHFRETEERGIYGEATIDEIKSLSEDGIDCLPMPVLPEDQN, encoded by the coding sequence TTGATTAAGTATTCGCTGCGTTGCGATCATGATCATGTGTTTGAAGGCTGGTTTCGCAATAGTGATGATTGCGAAGCACAGACCCGTGATGGGCGGGTGGAATGCCCCTATTGCGCTTCTACGTCGATTGCCAAGTCCCTGATGGCCCCAAGCGTGACGGGAACCCGCACCCAGGACAAGGGCCGAGACATGGGCCGAGACATGGGCCGAGAAAAGGGGCTGCCTGTTCGTCCCGGTGAAGCCCGGTCGGGTGAGATGACCGGCGGATCTGGTGGCAATGCCGTCGTGCCAGCTTCCATATCGGTTCCCGCTTCTGCTGCCGGGGCCGAGGCGGTTGAAAGACCCAGCCCGCAACAGATCCAGCAGATGCTTCGAGCCTTCCGCCAGCATGTGGTCGACAATGCCGATTATGTCGGCGACAAGTTTGCCGAAGAGGCCCGCAAGATGCACTTTCGTGAAACCGAAGAGCGCGGTATCTATGGTGAGGCAACGATAGATGAAATCAAGTCGCTCTCGGAAGACGGGATTGACTGCCTGCCGATGCCCGTTTTGCCCGAAGACCAGAATTGA
- a CDS encoding methyl-accepting chemotaxis protein, translated as MNLHSIRVRIVAFTALCVIGSTGTIVGYNLWSARNNATYVSTNVGEVLDSTGQKSLSNLAAAQAGIIKSEVETAFSTARSMAKALETIAMPEGDGGSPKAIRRAQLNELLHRSLNDNPLFNGTYSAWEPNALDGMDDSFRSDAKVGSDKTGRALPYWTRDGSKIAVQPLVEYDSSDKHPNGLIKGGWFLGPQASGNESILAPLPYVVQGKAVYLATMSVPIKVNGKFAGVAGADFDLSFVQELANKVDNSTFNGSGSVEIVTNDGLVVASSANPKLIGGKFEADPDNIQAETAALSQGESKVFINQQDDTLRVFSPIALGRTDKSWSVVIDVPRSVVMAESIAMGQAMEQRNNNDLFWQLAVALVVAVVAMAAMAFVAHNISAPIVAMANILRRIASGDPVDRVDGADRKDEIGEIAKASEVLRTGLQEAERLRKEASVREEAERKLLDRRAKLAQDFVSRMQALSSGIASSSSEVASAAQNLSETAKETSRQSQSVAVAADQASANVQTVASATEEMSASVRVVNDQVIHSAQIADKANVEADAANQRIQSLAAAAAAIGDVIELINGIAGQTNLLALNATIEAARAGEAGKGFAVVAAEVKELASQTAKATEEIGLKVAEIQQATDGTVKSVGEIAQVIASIKETASQITVAVDEQGSATAEIAANCQQAATGTDEVTRNIGGVSLAAEQTGTASIRLQDLSKGLSDQAGDLSKIVERFVEDFAAA; from the coding sequence ATGAACCTCCACTCCATTCGCGTTCGCATCGTCGCCTTCACAGCCCTCTGTGTCATTGGCTCAACCGGCACCATTGTTGGATATAACCTCTGGTCAGCCAGAAACAACGCTACCTACGTTTCCACGAACGTCGGTGAGGTGCTAGACAGCACTGGCCAGAAATCCCTGTCCAACCTCGCCGCAGCTCAGGCGGGCATCATCAAGTCTGAGGTTGAAACAGCTTTTTCCACGGCGCGAAGCATGGCCAAGGCGCTCGAGACCATAGCCATGCCTGAAGGAGACGGAGGATCACCCAAGGCAATCCGACGTGCCCAGCTCAACGAGCTCTTGCATCGGTCCCTCAACGACAACCCGCTTTTCAATGGCACCTACAGCGCGTGGGAGCCCAACGCACTGGACGGCATGGATGACAGCTTCCGCTCAGACGCCAAGGTTGGCTCTGACAAGACCGGTCGTGCCCTGCCTTACTGGACGCGCGACGGTAGCAAGATTGCCGTTCAGCCGCTCGTTGAATATGACAGCTCCGACAAGCATCCGAACGGCCTGATCAAGGGTGGCTGGTTCCTCGGTCCGCAGGCCAGTGGCAACGAAAGCATTCTGGCCCCCCTGCCCTATGTCGTGCAGGGCAAGGCCGTGTATCTGGCCACCATGTCCGTACCGATCAAGGTCAATGGCAAATTCGCCGGTGTCGCTGGCGCCGACTTCGATCTGTCCTTCGTGCAAGAACTGGCCAACAAGGTCGACAACAGCACCTTCAATGGCAGCGGCTCGGTTGAAATTGTCACCAACGACGGCCTCGTGGTTGCCTCCAGTGCCAACCCCAAGCTGATCGGCGGCAAGTTCGAAGCCGATCCGGACAATATTCAGGCAGAAACCGCAGCACTGAGTCAGGGCGAGTCCAAGGTCTTCATCAACCAGCAAGACGACACCCTGCGCGTCTTCTCCCCGATCGCCCTTGGCCGAACCGACAAGAGCTGGTCTGTGGTCATCGACGTGCCCCGCTCCGTCGTGATGGCTGAATCCATCGCCATGGGTCAGGCCATGGAACAGCGCAACAACAACGATCTGTTCTGGCAGCTCGCTGTGGCGCTTGTGGTCGCAGTGGTCGCCATGGCAGCCATGGCATTCGTCGCCCACAACATTTCCGCTCCGATCGTCGCCATGGCGAATATCCTGCGCCGGATCGCATCCGGGGATCCGGTTGACCGTGTCGACGGCGCAGATCGCAAGGACGAGATTGGGGAAATCGCCAAAGCCTCCGAAGTGCTGCGTACCGGACTGCAGGAAGCAGAAAGACTGCGCAAGGAAGCCTCGGTGCGCGAAGAAGCGGAACGCAAGCTTCTGGATCGCCGGGCCAAGCTCGCTCAGGACTTCGTCTCCCGCATGCAGGCCCTGTCCTCGGGCATCGCCTCTTCGTCCAGCGAAGTCGCCAGCGCTGCTCAAAACCTGTCCGAAACAGCCAAGGAAACCTCGCGGCAGTCCCAGTCCGTGGCCGTGGCTGCCGATCAGGCCTCTGCCAACGTCCAGACCGTGGCCAGCGCCACCGAGGAAATGTCCGCCTCCGTTCGAGTTGTCAATGATCAGGTCATCCATTCGGCCCAGATCGCCGACAAGGCTAACGTCGAAGCCGACGCTGCCAACCAACGCATCCAGTCGCTGGCAGCCGCGGCAGCCGCCATTGGCGATGTCATCGAGCTGATCAACGGCATCGCCGGACAGACCAACCTTCTTGCCCTCAACGCCACTATCGAGGCGGCCCGGGCGGGCGAAGCCGGCAAAGGCTTTGCTGTCGTCGCAGCAGAGGTCAAGGAACTGGCATCACAAACCGCCAAGGCCACCGAGGAAATCGGCCTGAAGGTCGCCGAGATCCAGCAGGCAACAGACGGAACCGTCAAGTCGGTTGGCGAGATTGCTCAGGTCATCGCCAGCATCAAGGAAACCGCTTCCCAGATCACGGTCGCCGTGGACGAACAGGGATCGGCAACCGCCGAAATCGCAGCCAACTGTCAGCAGGCAGCAACCGGCACCGATGAAGTGACGAGAAACATCGGCGGCGTGAGCCTTGCAGCAGAACAGACCGGCACTGCCTCGATTCGGCTTCAGGACCTGTCCAAGGGTCTCTCCGATCAGGCCGGCGACCTCAGCAAGATCGTCGAAAGATTTGTCGAAGACTTCGCAGCTGCGTAG
- the ubiG gene encoding bifunctional 2-polyprenyl-6-hydroxyphenol methylase/3-demethylubiquinol 3-O-methyltransferase UbiG: MTSQTNPKATTVDDAEIARFSAMAQEWWSPTGKFRPLHKFNPTRIAYLREKLLDHFGCDAHARQPLKGLTILDVGCGGGLLCEPLCRLGAEVTGVDASETNIGIASTHARESDLAIDYRASTAEALVAEGRSYDVVLTMEVVEHVADVDLFLSECASMVKPGGLMVIATLNRTLKSHALAIIGAEYILRWLPVGTHTWEKFVTPDELERSLAPTGLEIVERVGVSYNPLFDKWSRSKDLDVNYMFLCHKK; the protein is encoded by the coding sequence ATGACATCCCAGACCAATCCAAAGGCAACCACCGTCGATGATGCTGAAATCGCACGCTTCTCGGCGATGGCTCAGGAATGGTGGAGCCCGACGGGCAAGTTCCGGCCCCTGCACAAATTCAACCCGACCCGCATCGCCTACCTGCGTGAAAAGCTGCTCGATCATTTCGGATGCGATGCCCACGCTCGCCAACCTCTCAAGGGCCTGACCATTCTGGATGTCGGTTGTGGCGGTGGCCTTCTGTGTGAACCGCTCTGTCGCCTCGGGGCAGAGGTAACCGGTGTCGACGCCTCGGAAACCAACATCGGCATTGCTTCCACCCATGCAAGGGAAAGCGACCTCGCCATCGACTACCGTGCCTCGACAGCCGAAGCACTGGTTGCCGAAGGCCGGTCCTACGACGTTGTGCTGACGATGGAAGTCGTGGAGCATGTTGCCGACGTTGACCTGTTCCTGTCCGAATGCGCCAGCATGGTCAAGCCGGGCGGGCTGATGGTCATTGCAACACTCAACCGCACCCTGAAGTCCCACGCATTGGCGATCATCGGCGCAGAATACATCCTGCGCTGGCTCCCGGTTGGCACCCACACATGGGAAAAATTCGTCACCCCGGACGAGTTGGAACGCTCCCTTGCCCCGACCGGTCTGGAAATCGTCGAAAGGGTCGGCGTCAGCTACAACCCGCTGTTCGACAAATGGTCCCGGTCAAAGGATCTCGACGTCAACTACATGTTTCTTTGCCATAAGAAATAG
- a CDS encoding aspartate kinase — protein MARLVMKFGGTSVADIERIRRVARHVKREVDAGNQVAVVVSAMAGKTNELVGWVQEASPLYDAREYDTVVSSGEQVTSGLLALTLQNMGVDARSWLGWQIPFKTNGVHGAARIEEIDGSVLIERLEMNQVAVVAGFQGIAPDNRISTLGRGGSDTSAVAIAAAIHADRCDIYTDVDGVYTTDPRIVPEARRLDQISFEEMLEMASLGAKVMQVRSVEMAMVHNVRTFVRSSFVEPDAPELMNTDQPVGTLICDEDEIVEKQVVTGIAFSKDEAQISLRRLEDKPGIAAHVFGPLAEANINVDMIVQNISEDGTITDMTFTVPKGDFDRARVVLEGARHNINYNVLQGSTDVVKVSVIGIGMRSHAGVASQAFKALAERGINIRAITTSEIKISILIDAEYAELAVRALHSLYGLDEK, from the coding sequence ATGGCTCGTCTTGTCATGAAGTTCGGGGGTACGTCTGTTGCGGATATCGAGCGCATCAGACGCGTCGCCCGACACGTGAAGCGTGAAGTGGACGCGGGGAATCAGGTGGCCGTCGTAGTCTCTGCGATGGCTGGCAAAACCAACGAACTGGTTGGTTGGGTCCAGGAGGCTTCTCCCCTTTATGATGCTCGCGAGTATGATACCGTTGTTTCCTCTGGTGAACAGGTGACATCGGGTCTTCTTGCCTTGACCCTGCAGAATATGGGCGTTGATGCCCGGTCTTGGCTTGGATGGCAAATTCCCTTTAAAACCAATGGTGTACACGGTGCTGCTCGGATTGAGGAGATCGATGGTTCGGTCCTGATCGAGCGTCTGGAGATGAACCAGGTTGCTGTGGTGGCCGGGTTTCAGGGGATTGCTCCTGACAATCGGATCTCGACCTTGGGACGCGGTGGTTCTGATACCAGCGCGGTTGCCATTGCTGCTGCCATTCATGCGGATCGCTGCGATATCTATACCGATGTGGACGGTGTCTACACCACCGACCCACGCATCGTTCCTGAAGCAAGACGGCTTGATCAGATTTCCTTTGAGGAAATGCTGGAAATGGCATCTCTGGGTGCCAAGGTTATGCAGGTGCGCTCGGTCGAGATGGCAATGGTGCACAATGTTCGCACATTCGTGCGGTCTTCTTTCGTCGAGCCGGATGCTCCCGAGCTGATGAATACGGACCAGCCCGTGGGAACTTTGATCTGTGATGAGGATGAGATTGTGGAAAAACAGGTTGTAACCGGAATTGCCTTCTCGAAGGATGAAGCGCAAATCTCCCTGCGTCGGCTCGAAGACAAGCCGGGCATTGCGGCGCATGTTTTTGGTCCTCTTGCAGAGGCCAATATCAATGTCGACATGATCGTGCAGAACATCTCTGAAGATGGCACCATCACCGACATGACCTTCACCGTGCCCAAGGGCGATTTCGATCGCGCCCGGGTCGTGTTGGAAGGTGCCCGTCACAACATCAACTACAATGTCCTGCAGGGCTCGACCGATGTCGTGAAGGTGTCCGTGATCGGTATCGGGATGCGTAGCCATGCCGGTGTGGCCTCCCAGGCCTTCAAGGCGCTGGCTGAGCGCGGCATCAACATTCGTGCCATCACGACGTCCGAGATCAAGATTTCCATCCTGATCGATGCCGAATATGCGGAGCTGGCTGTGCGCGCTCTGCATTCACTTTACGGATTGGACGAGAAGTAG